A section of the Hevea brasiliensis isolate MT/VB/25A 57/8 chromosome 17, ASM3005281v1, whole genome shotgun sequence genome encodes:
- the LOC110671763 gene encoding oxalate--CoA ligase: protein MDSFMITGLLKRIAGDFPHRIAVSVSGKFDLTHSRLHELVEKAASRLVAAGIKPGDVVALTFPNTIEFVIMFLAVIRARATAAPLNSVYTMEEFEFYLSDSESKLLLTLQEGNSSAQAAASKLNIRHATVALPGADSGLVLSLPDPKSDVMSLAQLANEPSDVALFLHTSGTTSRPKGVPLTQLNLASSVRNIKAVYKLIESDSTVIVLPLFHVHGLVAGLLSSLGAGAAVALPAAGRFSASTFWKDMLKYKATWYTAVPTIHQIILDRHFSNPESVYPKLRFIRSCSASLAPSILARLEETFGAPVLEAYAMTEATHLMSSNPLPEDGPHKPGSVGKPVGQEMAILDENGVAQEANATGEVCIRGPNVTKGYKNNPEANKVAFQFGWFHTGDVGYLDSDGYLHLVGRIKELINRGGEKISPIEVDAVLLSHPNITQAVAFGVPDDKYGEEINCAIIPREGSNIDEAEVLRYCKKNLAAFKVPKKVFITDSLPKTASGKIQRRIVAEHFLAQISTAKVPKFGA, encoded by the exons ATGGATAGTTTTATGATCACTGGGTTATTGAAACGCATCGCCGGAGACTTCCCTCACAGAATAGCAGTCTCAGTTTCGGGCAAGTTTGATTTGACGCACTCTCGCCTTCATGAACTGGTTGAAAAAGCCGCTTCTCGTCTGGTTGCTGCGGGTATTAAGCCAGGAGATGTTGTTGCGCTAACTTTCCCTAATACTATCGAG TTTGTAATTATGTTTTTGGCCGTAATCCGAGCCCGAGCTACGGCGGCACCACTTAATTCCGTCTACACCATGGAGGAATTTGAGTTCTACCTGTCGGACTCAGAGTCAAAGCTCTTACTGACCCTACAGGAAGGGAACAGCTCCGCTCAAGCTGCGGCTTCCAAGCTCAACATTCGTCATGCCACAGTTGCACTGCCCGGAGCCGATTCTGGATTGGTACTCTCACTTCCGGACCCGAAGTCAGACGTTATGTCTCTCGCTCAGCTTGCCAACGAGCCATCCGACGTCGCACTCTTCCTTCACACCTCCGGCACTACCAGCAGACCCAAAGGGGTGCCATTGACACAACTCAATTTGGCGTCTTCTGTGCGAAACATAAAGGCAGTATATAAACTCATCGAATCAGACTCCACCGTCATAGTCCTTCCCTTGTTTCACGTTCATGGATTGGTGGCCGGATTATTGAGTTCTCTTGGAGCCGGAGCCGCCGTAGCTCTCCCAGCCGCTGGCCGATTCTCAGCATCAACGTTTTGGAAAGACATGCTCAAATACAAGGCTACGTGGTACACGGCAGTCCCCACCATCCATCAAATTATACTGGATCGACACTTTAGCAATCCAGAATCTGTTTACCCTAAGCTCAGGTTCATCCGGAGCTGTAGCGCGTCCCTCGCTCCGTCTATATTGGCTAGGTTAGAGGAGACTTTTGGTGCGCCGGTGTTGGAGGCATATGCAATGACCGAGGCAACCCATTTAATGTCATCGAACCCGTTACCGGAAGATGGCCCGCATAAGCCCGGGTCGGTGGGGAAACCCGTCGGTCAAGAAATGGCGATATTGGATGAAAATGGCGTGGCTCAAGAGGCAAATGCAACTGGAGAGGTTTGCATAAGGGGTCCAAACGTCACTAAGGGGTACAAGAATAACCCTGAGGCCAACAAGGTGGCATTTCAATTCGGGTGGTTTCATACTGGAGATGTGGGTTATCTTGATTCGGATGGTTACTTGCATCTGGTCGGTAGGATTAAGGAGCTTATTAACCGTGGAG GGGAAAAAATATCACCAATTGAAGTGGATGCAGTTCTTCTATCTCATCCAAACATCACTCAGGCGGTTGCTTTTGGAGTTCCCGATGACAAATACGGTGAAGAG ATAAATTGTGCAATAATTCCTAGAGAGGGATCAAACATTGACGAGGCAGAGGTGCTGAGGTATTGCAAGAAAAATCTGGCAGCTTTCAAGGTCCCCAAGAAGGTTTTCATCACGGACTCTCTACCGAAGACAGCCAGTGGAAAAATCCAACGACGAATTGTAGCCGAGCATTTCCTTGCTCAAATTTCAACTGCTAAAGTCCCCAAGTTTGGAGCTTAA
- the LOC110671764 gene encoding tubulin beta-1 chain has protein sequence MREILHIQGGQCGNQIGAKFWEVVCAEHGIDSTGRYQGDNDLQLERVNVYYNEASCGRYVPRAVLMDLEPGTMDSVRSGTYGQIFRPDNFVFGQSGAGNNWAKGHYTEGAELIDSVLDVVRKEAENCDCLQGFQVCHSLGGGTGSGMGTLLISKIREEYPDRMMLTFSVFPSPKVSDTVVEPYNATLSVHQLVENADECMVLDNEALYDICFRTLKLTTPSFGDLNHLISATMSGVTCCLRFPGQLNSDLRKLAVNLIPFPRLHFFMVGFAPLTSRGSQQYRALTVPELTQQMWDAKNMMCAADPRHGRYLTASAMFRGKMSTKEVDEQMINVQNKNSSYFVEWIPNNVKSTVCDIPPTGLKMASTFIGNSTSIQEMFRRVSEQFTAMFRRKAFLHWYTGEGMDEMEFTEAESNMNDLVSEYQQYQDATADDEGYEYEDEEDIQEEA, from the exons ATGCGTGAGATCCTTCACATCCAGGGAGGCCAATGCGGCAACCAGATAGGTGCCAAGTTCTGGGAAGTGGTTTGCGCCGAGCACGGGATCGATTCCACGGGAAGGTATCAAGGGGACAATGATCTGCAACTCGAGCGAGTCAATGTTTACTACAACGAGGCGAGTTGCGGGAGGTATGTTCCACGAGCCGTCCTCATGGATCTGGAGCCTGGCACCATGGACAGTGTTAGATCCGGGACATACGGGCAGATATTCCGGCCCGATAACTTTGTTTTCGGGCAGTCCGGGGCCGGAAACAACTGGGCCAAGGGGCATTATACCGAAGGAGCTGAGTTGATTGACTCGGTGCTCGATGTTGTGAGGAAGGAGGCCGAGAACTGTGACTGCTTGCAAG GGTTTCAGGTTTGCCACTCTTTGGGAGGCGGTACTGGATCAGGCATGGGAACTCTACTCATTTCCAAGATCAGAGAGGAGTATCCAGACCGAATGATGCTCACATTCTCTGTGTTCCCATCCCCAAAGGTGTCTGACACCGTTGTTGAACCATACAATGCAACCCTCTCAGTTCACCAACTTGTTGAGAATGCAGATGAGTGCATGGTTTTGGATAACGAGGCCTTGTATGACATTTGCTTCCGAACTCTTAAGCTTACTACTCCCAGCT TTGGAGATCTCAACCATCTTATTTCTGCCACCATGAGTGGAGTGACATGCTGCCTTCGCTTCCCTGGTCAACTCAACTCTGACCTCCGCAAGCTTGCTGTTAATCTTATCCCATTTCCTCGGCTGCACTTCTTTATGGTTGGTTTTGCTCCACTCACGTCTCGTGGGTCACAGCAGTACAGAGCCCTTACTGTGCCTGAGCTAACTCAACAAATGTGGGATGCTAAGAATATGATGTGTGCTGCTGATCCGCGTCATGGCCGGTATTTGACTGCTTCTGCCATGTTCCGTGGAAAAATGAGCACTAAAGAAGTTGATGAACAGATGATTAATGTTCAGAACAAAAACTCATCTTACTTTGTTGAGTGGATCCCCAACAATGTCAAATCTACAGTTTGTGATATCCCCCCAACTGGTTTAAAGATGGCCTCAACATTCATTGGGAACTCAACTTCAATTCAGGAAATGTTCCGCAGGGTGAGTGAACAGTTCACTGCCATGTTCCGTAGGAAGGCTTTCTTGCACTGGTACACAGGAGAGGGTATGGATGAGATGGAGTTTACTGAGGCAGAGAGTAATATGAATGATCTTGTTTCTGAGTACCAACAATACCAAGATGCAACAGCAGATGACGAGGGTTATGAGTACGAGGATGAAGAGGACATTCAAGAAGAGGCTTAA